One stretch of Roseimicrobium sp. ORNL1 DNA includes these proteins:
- a CDS encoding PSD1 and planctomycete cytochrome C domain-containing protein has product MFSLLAVILSGAGGSSVFASQTPDAEAQQAAKLEFFEKKVRPILVSHCYACHSAETKPSGGLRVDDRNGLLMGGNAGPAVIAGDPKKGLLLDRILHTDPKKRMPKEGELLTESEVDVLKTWITDGAVWPHESLPANLGKLTKKAEDLKATHWAWQPLNEPKVPEVKDASWPRSNIDRFILSTLEEKKLRPVAEADRTTLIRRVTYDLTGLPPTPKETTNFLEDKDSTEVAFARVVDRLLASSAFGERWGRHWLDIARYGESTGPSRNVPYPHAWRYRDYVLDAVNRDVPFDRFIQEQVAGDLLPADSPAERDRLLTATGFLALGVKDVNQRFKTRFIMDNVDEQIDAVTRSVLGLTVSCARCHDHKFDPIPVTDYYALAGIFTSTDHCAGVRNKMGGGGLDYYDPSMLVALSTKMESAPKEQVEKLEAEVAEAKKAWDEIRGTPAGLKVNAEGRPTQRAYRVKYEKVQADLLALTDPAARGNAVHGVRDSKVVADTEVRIRGEAERLGPVVPRGFLSTFTVPGAPEVNPTQSGRLELAQWLTSPNNPLTPRVIVNRVWQHLHGVGIVNTVDNFGVNGDQPSHPALLDYLASRFMREGWSVKKLVREVVLSKSYQLGSEAPEGYREIDPANRLVWRHAPRRLSTEELRDSMLATAGRLETKVPEGSLAKELKMVEMRDNGAEARNIHEGADRSLTRSVYLPLLRGVTPSALAAFDPVEQTLVTGQREATTVPTQALYLLNSTFVRQQALVLAEQVVAESGRSDVEALREVYQLTLGRQPTEQEATRAGAFLASYEYSYEDASPPVVLAALTSEPRAAGASDAKTDAIPVNPDDVDRTEQAVREEVVQPRTPRAAAWMSLVQAIYASAEFRFLR; this is encoded by the coding sequence GTGTTCTCATTGCTCGCCGTCATCCTTTCCGGAGCCGGTGGCAGCAGTGTGTTTGCATCGCAGACACCCGATGCCGAGGCCCAGCAGGCGGCGAAGCTTGAATTCTTCGAGAAGAAGGTGCGACCCATTCTGGTGAGCCACTGCTATGCGTGCCACTCCGCGGAGACGAAGCCCTCCGGTGGATTGCGCGTGGACGATCGCAACGGGCTGCTCATGGGCGGGAATGCCGGCCCTGCGGTGATTGCCGGCGATCCCAAGAAGGGACTGCTGCTGGATCGCATCCTTCACACGGACCCCAAGAAGCGCATGCCCAAGGAAGGTGAACTGCTCACCGAGTCCGAGGTGGACGTGCTCAAGACCTGGATCACCGATGGTGCGGTGTGGCCGCATGAGTCTCTGCCCGCCAATCTTGGCAAGCTCACGAAGAAGGCGGAGGATCTCAAGGCCACGCACTGGGCCTGGCAGCCGCTGAATGAGCCGAAGGTGCCCGAGGTGAAAGATGCTTCGTGGCCGCGCAGCAACATCGACCGTTTCATTCTCTCCACCCTGGAGGAAAAGAAACTGCGCCCCGTCGCAGAGGCAGACCGCACCACGCTGATTCGCCGCGTGACGTATGACCTCACCGGTCTGCCACCCACGCCGAAGGAAACCACCAACTTCCTTGAAGACAAGGACAGCACAGAGGTTGCTTTCGCTCGTGTGGTGGATCGTTTGCTAGCGTCCTCTGCTTTCGGCGAACGCTGGGGCCGCCACTGGCTGGACATCGCGCGGTATGGAGAATCGACCGGGCCCTCGCGGAATGTGCCGTACCCGCATGCGTGGCGCTATCGCGACTACGTACTGGATGCGGTGAATCGCGATGTGCCCTTTGACCGTTTCATCCAGGAACAGGTCGCCGGAGATCTGCTGCCCGCCGATTCACCCGCGGAACGCGATCGCCTGCTCACCGCCACGGGATTCCTCGCGCTCGGCGTGAAGGATGTGAACCAGCGCTTCAAGACGCGCTTCATCATGGACAATGTGGATGAACAGATCGACGCGGTCACACGCTCCGTGCTGGGGCTTACGGTGAGCTGCGCGCGCTGCCACGATCACAAGTTCGACCCCATCCCGGTGACGGACTACTATGCGCTCGCGGGTATCTTCACGAGCACGGACCACTGCGCCGGTGTGCGGAACAAAATGGGCGGTGGCGGCCTGGATTACTACGACCCTTCCATGCTCGTCGCGCTCTCCACGAAGATGGAATCCGCGCCAAAGGAGCAGGTGGAGAAGCTGGAGGCCGAAGTCGCCGAAGCCAAGAAAGCCTGGGATGAAATCCGTGGTACGCCCGCGGGACTCAAGGTGAATGCGGAAGGACGCCCCACGCAGCGCGCCTATCGTGTGAAGTATGAGAAGGTGCAGGCTGACCTGCTTGCGCTCACGGATCCTGCGGCTCGCGGTAACGCGGTGCACGGGGTGCGCGACAGCAAGGTGGTGGCAGATACAGAAGTACGCATCCGTGGTGAGGCCGAGCGTCTCGGACCCGTGGTGCCACGTGGCTTCCTGAGCACCTTCACCGTGCCCGGCGCACCCGAGGTGAATCCCACGCAGAGCGGTCGACTGGAACTCGCGCAGTGGCTCACCAGTCCGAACAATCCTCTTACACCTCGTGTAATCGTGAACCGCGTGTGGCAGCACCTGCATGGTGTAGGCATTGTCAACACGGTGGACAACTTCGGTGTGAATGGTGACCAGCCTTCGCATCCCGCGCTGCTGGACTACCTCGCTTCGCGTTTCATGCGTGAGGGCTGGTCCGTGAAGAAGCTCGTGCGTGAGGTGGTCCTGTCCAAGTCCTACCAGCTCGGCTCGGAAGCACCGGAAGGTTATCGTGAGATTGATCCCGCGAACCGCCTGGTGTGGCGTCATGCCCCGCGCCGCCTCAGCACAGAGGAACTGCGCGACTCCATGCTCGCCACCGCCGGTCGCCTGGAGACGAAGGTGCCTGAGGGTTCGCTGGCGAAGGAACTCAAGATGGTCGAGATGCGCGACAATGGCGCGGAAGCCCGCAACATCCATGAGGGCGCGGACCGCAGTCTCACTCGCAGTGTTTACCTGCCGTTGCTGCGAGGCGTTACTCCCTCGGCGCTCGCAGCCTTCGACCCGGTGGAGCAGACGCTGGTGACCGGTCAGCGTGAAGCCACCACCGTGCCCACGCAAGCGCTGTACCTCTTGAACTCCACCTTTGTGCGGCAGCAGGCATTGGTGCTTGCAGAGCAGGTGGTGGCGGAGAGCGGTCGCTCAGATGTGGAAGCCCTACGGGAGGTGTACCAGCTCACGCTGGGCCGCCAACCCACGGAGCAGGAGGCCACCCGTGCGGGCGCCTTCCTCGCTTCTTATGAGTATTCCTATGAGGATGCATCACCTCCTGTAGTACTGGCCGCGCTCACCAGCGAGCCACGCGCCGCCGGTGCCTCAGATGCCAAGACCGACGCCATCCCGGTGAATCCGGATGATGTCGACCGCACCGAGCAAGCCGTGCGTGAGGAAGTGGTGCAGCCTCGCACCCCACGCGCCGCTGCCTGGATGAGCCTCGTGCAGGCCATCTACGCCTCCGCTGAGTTCCGCTTTTTGCGCTGA
- a CDS encoding DUF1080 domain-containing protein: MKIQFPAALLLTVAFTAVACHGQEKDKPSPIGYEDTPIIPGTEWRVHDIKRPAPPVVKPGKTNDDAPADAVIIFNGGSTDALVSKEGKPCPWKVENGELLIAGGDCWTKEQFGSCQLHIEWMSAPNTKGNSQKKGNAGVFFMDRYESQMMDNDNNPTYADGMTGSIYGQTPPLANAVRKSGEWQTYDIIFTAPTLKDGKVVEPAYVTTFVNGVCVQVHTKIMGPTKHKNITNYDGDFPEKAPIRLQDHKNDPPVRVRNYWVRPLP, from the coding sequence ATGAAGATCCAGTTCCCTGCCGCCCTTCTGCTCACCGTTGCCTTCACCGCCGTGGCCTGTCATGGCCAGGAGAAGGACAAGCCCTCGCCCATCGGCTACGAAGACACGCCCATCATCCCTGGCACGGAGTGGCGGGTGCATGATATCAAGCGACCGGCGCCTCCGGTGGTGAAGCCGGGCAAAACGAATGACGATGCCCCGGCGGATGCGGTCATCATTTTCAATGGCGGCAGCACGGACGCACTGGTGAGCAAGGAAGGCAAGCCCTGCCCGTGGAAGGTGGAGAATGGCGAACTCCTCATCGCCGGCGGTGACTGCTGGACGAAGGAGCAGTTTGGAAGCTGCCAGCTCCACATCGAGTGGATGAGCGCGCCGAACACCAAGGGCAACTCCCAGAAGAAGGGCAACGCAGGCGTGTTCTTCATGGACCGTTATGAGTCCCAGATGATGGACAACGACAACAACCCGACCTATGCCGACGGCATGACGGGTTCCATCTACGGCCAGACACCTCCCCTGGCGAACGCGGTACGCAAGTCGGGTGAATGGCAGACCTATGACATCATCTTCACCGCGCCGACGCTGAAGGACGGCAAGGTGGTGGAGCCGGCGTACGTCACCACCTTTGTGAATGGCGTGTGCGTGCAGGTGCATACCAAAATCATGGGCCCGACCAAGCACAAGAACATCACCAACTATGATGGCGACTTCCCCGAAAAGGCGCCCATCCGCTTGCAGGACCACAAGAATGATCCGCCGGTGCGCGTGCGGAACTACTGGGTGCGCCCGCTCCCCTGA
- a CDS encoding DUF1501 domain-containing protein, producing the protein MSHPFHSPTLTRQTLLRSAGAGFGYLALAGLLGHQQQAFGAEKKLEHPLAPKKPHFTPRAKRIIFVFMEGAMSQLDTFEYKPQLVKDGGKGGPGGGTLTSSKFKFKQYGQTGSWFSELLPNIATHADKFCWLRGLHTDTPAHPQAVVQLHTGSANAALTRPSMGAWLLYGLGSDNQDLPGYVTINPPPNFGGAVNYGSAFLPAEYQGTRINDQGQLPNVKAYSARSLQRKQLDLIQSMNRDLAATSGAPDPVDAIIESFELGFRMQSKVPELLDISKEPTHVKEAYGVKDGPQGAFARQCLMARRLSEAGVRFVEICQSGWDHHNNLHKGLIDRTGTIDQPVAALLQDLETRGLLEETLVLFGSEFGRQPTAQGQDGRDHNITGYSMALAGAGVKAGYVHGGTDEYGIKAVEGRMHTNDLHATLLALMGLDHERLRYRYAGRDFRLTDVAGNVATEIFA; encoded by the coding sequence ATGTCTCACCCCTTCCATTCCCCCACCCTTACCCGCCAGACGCTGCTGCGTTCCGCAGGCGCGGGCTTTGGTTATCTCGCCCTTGCCGGGCTGCTGGGTCATCAGCAGCAGGCCTTCGGCGCGGAGAAGAAGCTGGAGCATCCGCTCGCTCCGAAGAAGCCGCACTTCACGCCCCGGGCGAAGCGCATCATCTTCGTCTTCATGGAGGGCGCGATGTCGCAGCTCGATACCTTCGAGTACAAGCCGCAGCTGGTGAAGGACGGAGGCAAGGGCGGTCCCGGCGGCGGCACGCTCACGAGCTCGAAGTTCAAGTTCAAGCAGTACGGCCAGACCGGGTCGTGGTTCTCTGAACTCCTGCCAAACATCGCCACGCACGCAGACAAGTTCTGCTGGCTGCGAGGTCTGCACACTGACACTCCGGCGCATCCGCAGGCCGTGGTGCAGCTTCATACCGGCAGTGCGAATGCGGCACTCACCCGCCCCAGCATGGGAGCGTGGTTGCTGTACGGACTCGGCAGTGACAATCAGGACCTGCCCGGCTATGTGACCATCAATCCCCCGCCGAACTTCGGTGGCGCGGTGAACTATGGCAGCGCCTTCCTCCCGGCTGAGTACCAGGGCACGCGCATCAATGACCAGGGCCAGCTCCCAAATGTGAAGGCGTACTCCGCGAGGTCCCTTCAAAGAAAGCAGCTTGATTTGATTCAATCCATGAACCGCGACCTCGCCGCCACCTCGGGTGCACCGGATCCGGTGGATGCGATCATCGAATCTTTCGAGCTCGGCTTCCGCATGCAGAGCAAGGTGCCTGAGCTGCTCGACATTTCGAAAGAACCGACACACGTGAAGGAAGCCTACGGCGTGAAGGATGGTCCACAGGGAGCCTTTGCCCGCCAGTGCCTCATGGCGCGCCGACTCAGTGAGGCCGGTGTGCGCTTCGTGGAAATCTGCCAGTCAGGCTGGGACCATCACAACAACCTGCACAAGGGCCTCATCGACCGCACCGGAACCATCGACCAGCCGGTGGCAGCGCTACTGCAGGACCTGGAGACGCGTGGTCTGCTGGAGGAGACGCTGGTGCTCTTTGGTTCCGAGTTCGGGCGCCAGCCCACGGCACAGGGGCAGGATGGTCGCGACCACAACATCACCGGCTACTCCATGGCCCTCGCCGGCGCCGGTGTGAAAGCAGGCTATGTGCACGGCGGCACGGACGAGTACGGCATCAAGGCCGTGGAAGGCCGCATGCATACGAATGACCTGCACGCCACGCTGCTCGCCTTGATGGGTCTGGATCACGAGCGGCTGCGCTATCGTTATGCCGGTCGCGACTTCCGGCTCACGGATGTGGCGGGGAATGTGGCGACGGAGATTTTTGCGTAG
- a CDS encoding GIY-YIG nuclease family protein codes for MDYKVYVVQNEEGRFYIGVSEDVLKRLEDHNNGVSKWTRYRGPWKLIWQSEELSLGDARKLENELKRQKGGAGFYARTGLQRCSSPGS; via the coding sequence ATGGACTACAAAGTCTACGTCGTTCAAAACGAAGAGGGGCGATTCTATATCGGTGTGTCTGAAGATGTCCTGAAGAGGCTCGAAGACCACAACAATGGGGTGTCGAAATGGACCAGGTACCGCGGCCCATGGAAGCTCATCTGGCAAAGCGAAGAACTTAGCCTGGGCGACGCCCGTAAGCTGGAGAACGAATTGAAACGTCAGAAAGGCGGAGCCGGGTTCTATGCTCGTACTGGCTTGCAGCGATGTAGCTCGCCAGGCTCATAA